The following coding sequences lie in one Enterococcus sp. 9E7_DIV0242 genomic window:
- a CDS encoding terminase small subunit, translating to MALTEKQQIFADEYLKDLNGTRAYKVAYTKVKKDSVAAANANRLLRNAKVQTYIDEQLEQMHNERTADAQEVLEYLTAVMRGEETEETLVGIGEGAQAKIDIGVGAKDRIKAAELLGKRHALFTDKKEISGEVGVTFVEDVPEED from the coding sequence ATGGCATTGACGGAGAAACAACAGATTTTTGCAGATGAATATTTGAAGGATTTAAACGGCACGAGAGCTTATAAAGTAGCCTATACCAAGGTGAAAAAGGATTCTGTTGCAGCGGCAAATGCAAACAGATTGCTAAGAAATGCTAAGGTTCAAACGTATATAGATGAACAGCTTGAGCAAATGCACAATGAACGCACTGCAGATGCCCAGGAGGTATTGGAGTATTTGACTGCAGTAATGCGGGGTGAGGAGACAGAAGAAACCCTGGTGGGAATAGGAGAAGGTGCCCAGGCAAAAATTGATATAGGGGTGGGTGCCAAAGACAGGATAAAGGCCGCCGAACTACTGGGCAAACGTCATGCGTTGTTCACTGATAAAAAAGAGATCAGCGGAGAAGTCGGGGTGACGTTTGTTGAAGACGTACCAGAAGAAGACTAG
- a CDS encoding PBSX family phage terminase large subunit has translation MAWALGKGYNRFYHCRNFFRVVKGSRGSKKSKNTALCYIHDILKYPWANLLVVRRFSNTNKQSTYSDLKWACKRLKVSHLFKFNESLPEITVKATGQKILFRGLDDELKITSISVDIGFLCWAWFEEAYQIESQEKFDTVVESIRGGVEAPDDFFKQVTLTFNPWSENHWLKKEFFDEKTKRPDTFSTTTTFRVNEWLTDDDRERYERVLEVDPQRGAVVANGEWGMTDGVVYPKWKTFTGTPKGLVKVTGLDWGNDNGSGDPTAIVDIWIDPVNMNLYVRQVAYSNTLQLEQVPAYLDHDTKIYADTNLGVANTYLKNRKYQVNPMKTAKHKGKIDDGIKTVKLFNIYIDEMSRDLIGEISGYVKDYDDIKKKSEYIGSHHLLDAMRYGVRGWYNQESRGKL, from the coding sequence ATGGCGTGGGCCTTGGGTAAAGGGTACAACCGGTTTTATCATTGCCGGAACTTTTTCCGAGTAGTCAAGGGATCCCGTGGGTCCAAGAAGTCCAAGAACACAGCACTGTGTTACATTCACGACATTTTAAAATATCCATGGGCGAATTTGCTTGTCGTCCGGCGGTTTTCAAATACAAATAAGCAATCCACCTATTCCGATCTGAAGTGGGCATGCAAAAGGCTCAAGGTTTCCCATCTATTCAAGTTCAATGAATCGCTGCCAGAGATCACGGTGAAGGCAACTGGCCAGAAGATTCTTTTCAGGGGTCTGGATGATGAATTGAAAATCACATCAATCTCAGTTGACATTGGTTTTCTGTGTTGGGCATGGTTTGAGGAAGCTTATCAGATCGAGAGCCAAGAGAAATTCGATACAGTTGTGGAATCTATCCGGGGTGGTGTCGAGGCTCCAGATGACTTTTTCAAGCAGGTAACGTTGACCTTCAACCCGTGGAGTGAGAACCACTGGCTGAAGAAAGAATTTTTTGACGAGAAAACGAAACGGCCGGACACCTTTTCAACAACGACAACCTTCAGGGTGAACGAATGGCTGACGGATGATGACAGAGAGCGCTATGAGCGTGTATTGGAAGTTGATCCGCAGCGTGGCGCTGTTGTGGCCAATGGCGAATGGGGCATGACCGATGGTGTTGTTTATCCGAAATGGAAGACGTTCACCGGCACACCTAAAGGCCTTGTTAAAGTCACGGGCCTTGACTGGGGGAACGATAATGGTTCAGGTGATCCAACCGCAATCGTTGATATCTGGATTGATCCAGTCAACATGAATTTATATGTGCGGCAAGTGGCCTATTCTAATACATTGCAGCTTGAGCAGGTCCCAGCGTATTTGGATCATGATACAAAAATATATGCAGATACCAACCTAGGTGTGGCCAATACTTATTTGAAAAATCGTAAGTATCAAGTAAACCCGATGAAAACGGCCAAACACAAAGGGAAAATTGATGATGGAATAAAAACAGTGAAGCTGTTTAATATTTACATTGATGAAATGAGCCGGGACCTTATCGGGGAAATAAGCGGCTATGTCAAGGATTATGATGATATTAAAAAGAAATCTGAATACATTGGAAGTCACCATTTATTGGATGCCATGCGTTACGGTGTCCGTGGTTGGTACAACCAGGAAAGTAGAGGGAAGCTTTAA
- a CDS encoding phage portal protein: protein MADVNFTDENMGEAPENGTPIGQTTKTGEIAAATAGEGRRFPFMDSKQEMQRKIRETIQQSKKFSADGAYKPHRFIITDSIESYLKENTGRLAINHSFGINKYGVYVPFDKKAVKFFASSIKWTNTTSLTYKIMKNTLMKGYCLVYSVSDVNEVTDYEPIFDTSDNLIGLIDDNGDVLTDGRRYVYDDKKGYTSQEESFSIEWYKLVKIDEMKPVYADAINLINAYTDSLNDNGSSLKAFAESILTITGIDSSQGITPEQLQAIGEEAINVLAFEHQISGDGTFGSTPSAQFIAPPLNTEARESWSNRIRKEIYSTLNMPDFEQVAGNVSTDTIRIYLYETIQLAKSLADDVIDVFKEILNDQELSYEIETPQSPNENMEALNDISYLSDETKIRQAFPEWSDTQVAEELARLQNAKISDSDPVALVNSFIGSE, encoded by the coding sequence ATGGCAGACGTAAATTTTACAGATGAAAACATGGGCGAAGCACCTGAGAATGGCACACCGATTGGCCAGACAACAAAGACCGGAGAGATCGCAGCCGCTACTGCAGGAGAAGGCCGGCGCTTTCCATTTATGGATAGCAAGCAGGAAATGCAGCGTAAGATCCGGGAGACTATTCAGCAAAGTAAAAAGTTTAGTGCTGATGGTGCATACAAGCCCCACCGGTTTATTATTACAGATAGCATTGAAAGTTATTTGAAAGAGAATACAGGGCGGCTGGCTATCAATCACAGCTTTGGAATAAACAAGTATGGTGTGTATGTTCCATTCGATAAGAAAGCCGTGAAGTTCTTTGCTTCAAGTATCAAGTGGACGAACACAACCAGCCTGACTTATAAGATCATGAAAAATACTTTGATGAAGGGATATTGTTTGGTTTATTCGGTTTCTGATGTGAACGAGGTAACTGATTATGAACCTATTTTTGATACAAGCGATAATTTAATAGGTTTGATCGATGATAACGGGGATGTGCTGACCGATGGCCGCCGCTATGTTTATGATGACAAGAAGGGGTATACGTCCCAAGAGGAATCATTTTCTATTGAGTGGTACAAGCTGGTGAAGATTGACGAAATGAAACCAGTGTACGCCGATGCAATCAACCTGATCAATGCTTATACAGACAGCTTGAATGATAACGGTTCAAGCTTGAAGGCGTTCGCTGAAAGCATTCTGACGATTACCGGCATAGACAGCTCACAAGGGATCACACCGGAGCAGCTGCAGGCCATTGGTGAAGAAGCTATAAACGTGTTGGCCTTTGAGCACCAAATTTCAGGTGATGGCACATTTGGCTCAACGCCCTCAGCTCAGTTCATTGCCCCGCCCCTAAACACTGAAGCTCGTGAAAGCTGGTCAAACCGGATCCGGAAAGAAATTTATTCAACGCTGAATATGCCGGACTTTGAGCAGGTGGCTGGGAACGTTTCAACCGATACAATAAGAATTTACTTGTATGAAACTATCCAGCTGGCAAAAAGCCTGGCAGATGATGTGATCGATGTATTTAAAGAAATTCTGAACGATCAGGAACTTTCATATGAGATTGAGACACCTCAAAGCCCAAATGAAAATATGGAGGCTTTGAACGATATAAGCTATTTGAGCGATGAAACAAAAATCCGGCAGGCATTCCCTGAGTGGTCAGATACCCAAGTTGCTGAAGAACTGGCCAGACTTCAAAACGCTAAGATTTCAGACAGCGACCCGGTGGCATTGGTCAACAGCTTCATAGGGAGTGAATAG
- a CDS encoding DUF4355 domain-containing protein, with translation MTEEEKKELEELRAQKEQMEAALKEKKYSQAELDAAVAKRVASATADLDAKIKSIQESSMTEQELAKQRQAEETAKTQEYIASLERETRVNFAQSLLATNGLPADQQFAEPYAAFDKETIKLQIEAQAKMISEAKQAEIDRLAKENAPKSKLPINQGGGNPAKPNYVDPRSILESQGFV, from the coding sequence ATGACTGAAGAAGAAAAGAAAGAACTGGAAGAGTTAAGAGCACAAAAGGAACAGATGGAAGCAGCGCTGAAAGAAAAGAAATACAGCCAAGCGGAATTGGATGCTGCAGTGGCAAAACGAGTGGCCTCAGCGACAGCCGACCTTGATGCAAAAATTAAGAGTATTCAGGAATCAAGCATGACTGAGCAAGAATTGGCCAAACAACGCCAGGCAGAGGAAACAGCGAAGACACAGGAATATATTGCCAGCCTGGAGCGTGAAACACGTGTGAATTTTGCTCAATCATTGTTGGCCACAAATGGGCTTCCAGCTGATCAGCAATTTGCAGAGCCTTATGCAGCCTTTGATAAAGAAACGATCAAGTTGCAGATTGAAGCTCAAGCGAAAATGATTTCTGAGGCAAAGCAGGCTGAAATTGATCGCCTGGCCAAAGAGAATGCACCAAAATCGAAGCTGCCTATCAATCAAGGCGGAGGCAATCCGGCCAAACCAAACTATGTGGATCCTCGTAGTATTTTAGAATCCCAAGGGTTTGTGTAA